In a single window of the Haladaptatus sp. R4 genome:
- a CDS encoding NAD-dependent epimerase/dehydratase family protein — translation MQLTDKRVLVTGGAGFIGSNLANSLAEENDVVVVDDGYLGTPENLDDGVEFHERSVLEDDLPTDVDVVFHIAALSSYKMHEENPTKGARVNVEGFVNTVEQARDDGCDTVVYASTSSIYGNRTEPSPVTMDVTVNTGYEASKLAREKYAEYFANHYDMNMAGMRFFSVYQGYGGAEEHKENYANVIAQFADDMADGERPVLFGDGTQTRDFTHVDDIVRGLVLAAENQLTGVYNLGTGEQVSFNDLVELLNDALGTDIEPEYVENPIPDSVYVHDTMADYSEIHAETGWEPETDLAEGVQSVCEQYR, via the coding sequence ATGCAACTTACTGATAAACGCGTCCTCGTTACCGGAGGTGCGGGATTCATCGGTTCGAACCTCGCAAACAGCCTCGCTGAAGAAAACGACGTCGTCGTCGTCGACGACGGCTACCTCGGAACGCCCGAAAACCTCGACGACGGTGTCGAATTCCACGAACGGAGCGTCCTCGAAGACGACCTTCCGACGGACGTGGACGTGGTGTTCCACATCGCCGCCCTCTCCTCGTACAAGATGCACGAGGAGAACCCGACGAAAGGCGCGCGGGTGAACGTCGAGGGCTTCGTCAATACCGTCGAACAGGCGCGGGACGACGGGTGTGACACGGTCGTGTACGCCTCCACCTCGTCCATCTACGGGAACAGGACGGAACCGTCGCCCGTCACCATGGACGTGACCGTCAACACTGGCTACGAAGCGTCCAAACTCGCGCGCGAGAAGTACGCGGAGTACTTCGCGAACCACTACGACATGAACATGGCCGGAATGCGGTTCTTTTCCGTGTACCAGGGTTACGGCGGTGCGGAAGAACACAAGGAGAACTACGCGAACGTCATCGCGCAGTTTGCCGACGACATGGCGGACGGCGAGCGCCCCGTTCTGTTCGGAGACGGGACGCAGACGCGCGACTTCACTCACGTGGACGACATCGTCCGCGGCCTCGTCCTCGCGGCGGAGAACCAACTCACCGGCGTCTACAACCTCGGAACCGGCGAGCAGGTCTCGTTCAACGACCTCGTCGAACTGCTCAACGATGCGCTCGGAACCGATATCGAACCCGAGTACGTCGAGAATCCGATCCCGGATTCGGTGTACGTCCACGATACGATGGCGGACTACTCCGAAATTCACGCGGAAACGGGCTGGGAGCCGGAAACCGATCTCGCCGAAGGGGTGCAATCCGTCTGCGAGCAGTATCGATAG
- a CDS encoding DapH/DapD/GlmU-related protein: MADDIESRDKVFEWARLVNTDNLELGENVEIDDFVLVNAGDGTYIGDNSCLHSGTKLIGGGEFYMGRNSVVTYNCVLVTGYPKFTSHMSSGVPADEKDRVQGTIRIEDEVFVGSGSVVMPDVTLGEGAVVGALSYVDEDVPPWTIRYPDGTEMARPQFEPY, translated from the coding sequence ATGGCCGACGACATCGAATCACGTGACAAGGTGTTCGAGTGGGCGCGACTCGTCAACACCGACAATCTCGAACTGGGGGAGAACGTGGAGATAGACGACTTCGTGCTGGTGAACGCCGGTGACGGGACGTACATCGGCGACAACTCGTGTCTCCACTCCGGGACGAAACTCATCGGCGGCGGAGAGTTCTACATGGGGAGGAACTCCGTCGTCACGTACAACTGCGTCCTCGTGACCGGGTACCCGAAGTTCACCTCGCACATGAGTTCCGGTGTCCCGGCCGACGAAAAGGACCGGGTTCAAGGGACGATACGCATCGAGGACGAGGTGTTCGTCGGTTCGGGGTCGGTCGTCATGCCCGACGTGACGCTCGGCGAGGGGGCCGTCGTGGGCGCACTGTCGTACGTGGACGAGGACGTGCCGCCGTGGACGATTCGCTATCCGGACGGTACCGAGATGGCTCGTCCGCAGTTCGAACCGTACTGA
- a CDS encoding NAD(P)-dependent oxidoreductase, with protein sequence MTENHESATVAVTGAAGYVGSRVVETLRTAHPGWEVRALTYHGWDGYGVDTNGVDTTVDVRDRSQVDTALDGADVVVHLAAVSGVQNCEENPTLAYEVNVQGTNHVAWFCRRHETALVFPFSMAVLGTPEEFPITVESPRTPMNWYGRTKVIGVRAVETFAPDAFPAHLFLKSNVYGEHVVDGNRISKPTVINFFVDRAISGDSIPVYEPGTQARDYVHVHDVGDAYRRSVERLLAERATGRTGTEGYEIASGEQMGVHEIAELVQETVADETGTAPDIELVENPRGNETLATEFPVDTSTAEAELGWRPTRSVRDAVESLVRRKTS encoded by the coding sequence ATGACCGAGAATCACGAGTCGGCGACGGTTGCGGTCACCGGCGCTGCAGGGTACGTCGGGAGCCGGGTGGTCGAAACGCTCCGAACGGCCCATCCGGGATGGGAGGTTCGCGCGCTCACGTACCACGGGTGGGACGGGTACGGCGTCGATACGAACGGCGTCGATACGACCGTCGATGTCCGGGACAGATCACAAGTGGATACGGCCCTCGACGGTGCCGACGTGGTCGTCCACCTCGCGGCGGTAAGCGGCGTACAAAACTGCGAGGAGAATCCGACGCTCGCCTACGAGGTCAACGTACAGGGGACGAACCACGTCGCGTGGTTCTGCCGACGGCACGAAACGGCGCTCGTCTTTCCGTTCAGTATGGCCGTGCTCGGAACGCCGGAGGAGTTCCCGATAACCGTCGAGTCGCCACGGACGCCGATGAACTGGTACGGCAGAACGAAGGTTATCGGGGTGCGTGCCGTCGAGACGTTCGCTCCGGACGCGTTTCCGGCCCACCTCTTCCTGAAATCGAACGTGTACGGTGAACACGTGGTTGACGGAAACCGAATCTCCAAACCGACGGTCATCAATTTCTTCGTGGATCGGGCGATCTCCGGCGACTCGATTCCCGTCTACGAACCCGGAACGCAAGCGCGAGATTACGTTCACGTCCACGACGTCGGGGACGCGTACCGCCGGAGCGTGGAGCGGTTGCTGGCGGAGCGTGCGACGGGACGAACAGGCACGGAAGGGTACGAAATCGCGAGTGGAGAACAGATGGGGGTGCACGAAATAGCCGAACTCGTGCAGGAGACGGTCGCGGACGAAACGGGTACCGCCCCCGACATCGAACTGGTCGAGAACCCGCGCGGCAACGAGACGCTTGCCACGGAATTCCCCGTGGATACGTCCACCGCCGAAGCGGAACTGGGATGGAGGCCGACCCGTTCGGTTCGGGACGCCGTCGAATCCCTCGTCCGTCGAAAAACGTCGTAG
- a CDS encoding metal-dependent hydrolase, with protein sequence MWPWGHLAVGYLAYSGVRRMRTDRPPTGLEVVVLAVGTQFPDIVDKPLAWWFGVLPTGRSLAHSLVTASLVLAVAYWVCRRTKTRNLWAAFAVGYLSHPFADVLQPVLAGQYGQASFLLWPALSLPQAHPVALSTGGVSSDFVLELPFVVAAIALWLADGAPGVNQFLPSTVSLHREQ encoded by the coding sequence ATGTGGCCGTGGGGACATCTGGCGGTGGGGTATCTGGCCTACTCGGGGGTCCGACGGATGCGGACGGACCGTCCACCGACCGGCCTCGAAGTGGTCGTGCTCGCCGTCGGAACGCAGTTTCCTGACATCGTGGACAAACCGCTCGCGTGGTGGTTCGGCGTCCTCCCGACCGGGCGGTCGCTCGCACACTCGCTGGTGACCGCGAGTCTGGTGCTCGCCGTCGCATACTGGGTCTGTCGCCGGACGAAAACCCGGAACCTCTGGGCGGCGTTCGCCGTCGGCTACCTCTCACACCCGTTCGCCGACGTGCTCCAACCCGTACTGGCGGGTCAGTACGGACAGGCCTCGTTCCTCCTGTGGCCAGCACTCTCGCTCCCGCAGGCACACCCCGTGGCACTTTCGACGGGTGGCGTGTCCAGCGACTTCGTGCTCGAACTGCCGTTCGTCGTCGCCGCCATCGCCCTGTGGCTGGCGGACGGTGCTCCCGGCGTCAACCAGTTCCTCCCGTCCACCGTGAGCCTGCACCGTGAGCAGTAG
- a CDS encoding DegT/DnrJ/EryC1/StrS family aminotransferase, producing MSGKDVWRELRAAGVETRHRYTKPLYEQPVFREHRGFNGEFPWSENEHEHEYDQSLPAVEAVAGNVIGLPNHPNLTDDEIDRVVETVRNFPEDYAVGR from the coding sequence ATGTCGGGAAAGGATGTCTGGCGGGAATTGAGGGCGGCGGGCGTCGAAACGCGCCATCGATACACGAAACCGCTGTACGAACAACCCGTGTTCCGCGAACATCGCGGGTTCAACGGTGAGTTTCCGTGGTCGGAAAACGAACACGAACACGAGTACGACCAGTCGCTTCCGGCCGTCGAAGCGGTCGCCGGGAACGTCATCGGCCTGCCGAACCACCCGAACCTGACCGACGACGAAATAGACCGCGTGGTCGAAACCGTCCGGAACTTCCCCGAGGACTACGCGGTGGGACGATGA
- a CDS encoding lysylphosphatidylglycerol synthase transmembrane domain-containing protein — MNEEEPDARELDEGRHSDEHRDEERDTDESADDTDSRWSAVVTVLKVLVSVGSFGYLLWKFPVEQAFETMFQMKAIYLVLLVPVVVLPVFLTSRSLQLLYEEYEKIRFLPIFKVDTVDFVVNSFLPTRLGTLATTPLILNKYTGIKLRRAFVIKGVQLQMIAAINGLVALAGLFLLVQYLERGLALVLLVSAGAYLSIPVGVFLLAWVDLPSFISDRAPKLLSSAAEMQHDILSPNKVKSAGLLFLSFVVLSGIRFGVISTSQGLELSPLLYLLIPTLVYSVTVLPISIGGIGITEVTGTTVLVALGVPPGVAASVVVHEQDFRRLLAARAPLRLRELRYPLGRERLIQRKRACTDALAFCTEPSSSVVWFSGGRTAVVKSTAIVTAETNSCSSIRRRRRGRRRRC; from the coding sequence ATGAACGAGGAAGAACCCGACGCGAGAGAACTCGACGAGGGAAGACACAGCGACGAGCACCGCGACGAGGAGAGGGATACCGATGAATCCGCCGACGACACGGATTCGCGGTGGAGCGCCGTCGTCACGGTCCTGAAGGTGCTGGTGTCCGTCGGGTCGTTCGGGTACCTGCTGTGGAAGTTCCCCGTCGAACAGGCCTTCGAAACGATGTTCCAGATGAAAGCAATCTATCTCGTGTTGCTCGTCCCGGTCGTCGTGCTCCCCGTCTTCCTCACGTCTCGGTCGTTGCAGTTGCTGTACGAGGAGTACGAGAAGATACGGTTCCTACCGATATTCAAGGTCGATACGGTGGATTTCGTCGTCAACTCGTTTCTGCCGACGCGACTCGGGACGCTCGCCACGACGCCGCTCATCCTGAACAAGTACACAGGAATCAAACTACGGCGGGCGTTCGTCATCAAGGGCGTCCAACTGCAGATGATCGCCGCGATAAACGGCCTCGTCGCACTGGCCGGGTTGTTCCTGCTGGTTCAGTACCTCGAACGCGGACTGGCCCTCGTCTTGCTCGTCAGCGCCGGGGCGTACCTCTCGATTCCCGTCGGCGTGTTCCTGCTGGCGTGGGTCGACCTCCCGTCGTTCATCTCCGACCGCGCGCCGAAACTGTTGTCGTCGGCCGCCGAGATGCAACACGACATCCTTTCGCCGAACAAGGTCAAGTCGGCGGGGTTGCTGTTTCTGTCGTTCGTCGTGCTCTCGGGAATTCGGTTCGGCGTCATCAGCACGAGTCAGGGGTTGGAACTGTCGCCGCTGCTCTACCTGCTCATTCCGACGCTGGTGTACTCCGTCACCGTGCTCCCCATCTCGATCGGCGGCATCGGAATCACGGAGGTGACAGGGACGACGGTACTCGTGGCGTTGGGAGTTCCACCCGGGGTGGCCGCGAGCGTCGTCGTCCACGAACAGGATTTTCGCCGCCTACTTGCCGCTCGTGCTCCTCTACGTCTACGCGAATTACGTTATCCACTCGGACGTGAGCGTCTAATCCAACGGAAACGAGCGTGTACCGACGCCCTAGCGTTTTGTACCGAACCGTCGTCGTCCGTGGTATGGTTCAGTGGGGGGAGGACGGCGGTAGTGAAATCGACGGCGATAGTGACGGCGGAAACGAATTCGTGCTCGTCAATCCGGCGAAGACGCCGCGGCCGGAGACGAAGATGCTGA
- a CDS encoding DegT/DnrJ/EryC1/StrS aminotransferase family protein, with product MGGKISVAEPILGEKERENIEQVLESGRFLQGPFVASFEEAWADYVGTDHAVAMNSGTAAIQLTLNALGLEPGDEVVVPSLTFGSTATAVVHQGGVPVFADIERDIYTLDPADVERHISDRTRALLPVHLYGHPAEMDDLLELAEEYDLAVVEDAAQAHGARYKGDVVGSIGDAGCFSFYATKNITTGEGGVVTTDDADLAERLRLLRSHGMQSRDEHEMLGYNYRMSELNGALGVAQVERLPELNARRTRISERLRDELAAGMAPPGDDSGIRGPRVLLGTVRGADG from the coding sequence ATGGGGGGGAAGATTTCGGTTGCGGAGCCAATCCTGGGGGAGAAAGAACGGGAGAACATCGAACAGGTGCTCGAATCCGGTCGGTTTCTACAAGGGCCGTTCGTAGCATCTTTCGAGGAAGCGTGGGCCGACTACGTCGGAACCGACCACGCGGTCGCGATGAACAGCGGGACCGCCGCGATTCAATTGACGCTGAACGCGCTCGGACTGGAACCCGGTGACGAGGTCGTCGTGCCGAGTTTGACGTTCGGTTCCACGGCGACGGCCGTAGTCCACCAAGGCGGAGTGCCCGTGTTTGCCGACATCGAGCGTGACATCTACACGCTGGACCCGGCGGACGTGGAACGCCACATCAGCGACCGAACGCGGGCACTGCTTCCGGTCCACCTGTACGGCCATCCGGCGGAGATGGACGACCTGCTCGAACTCGCCGAGGAGTACGACCTCGCAGTGGTCGAGGACGCCGCGCAGGCACACGGCGCTCGCTACAAGGGGGACGTCGTGGGCAGTATCGGTGACGCGGGCTGTTTCTCGTTCTACGCGACGAAGAACATCACGACCGGCGAGGGTGGGGTCGTCACGACCGACGACGCCGACCTCGCGGAACGGCTTCGTCTGCTGCGAAGTCACGGGATGCAGTCGCGGGACGAACACGAGATGCTCGGCTACAACTATCGGATGAGCGAACTCAACGGCGCGCTCGGCGTCGCACAGGTCGAGCGCCTGCCCGAACTCAACGCCCGACGCACTCGAATTTCGGAGCGCCTGCGCGACGAACTCGCGGCTGGAATGGCTCCGCCCGGCGACGATTCGGGAATACGTGGACCACGCGTACTTCTGGGCACCGTTCGAGGTGCAGACGGATGA
- a CDS encoding DUF1616 domain-containing protein: MDRSDLRLLVPRRIRRVPADLAVVVALVFLTAVVVLAGRGFWTLARWGIGFCFLFFLPGYAVIAALFPESTGSDDDSSDGIIPRRIDGVERFVLSIAASLAVVPLIGYLVSYSPWGLDVVPGLVSIGGFTVGCAIVAAVRRRSVPKSERFSVPFGTVYETVSTGRTWTRPLNLVLVVSLLVASAGIVYTTTTPRPDERFTELYIGTKNGTNETVTDAYPRNFTAGESQSLRVGIGNHEYERTNYTVVVLLQRVNGNEGARGGGSRVIAQRQLDRFHVSVAGGKTDVENRTISPTMTGERLRLQFLLYRGAPPASPAPKNAYRRTHLWINVTG, encoded by the coding sequence ATGGACAGGTCCGACCTCAGACTGCTCGTTCCACGGCGAATACGGCGCGTTCCCGCCGACCTCGCGGTCGTCGTGGCGCTCGTGTTCCTCACCGCCGTCGTGGTCCTCGCCGGACGCGGGTTCTGGACGCTCGCACGGTGGGGAATCGGCTTTTGCTTCCTGTTTTTCCTGCCGGGATACGCCGTGATTGCGGCCCTGTTTCCGGAATCCACCGGGAGCGACGACGATTCGAGCGACGGTATCATCCCACGGCGAATCGATGGCGTCGAGCGCTTCGTCCTGTCCATCGCGGCCAGTTTGGCCGTCGTCCCGCTCATCGGTTACCTCGTCAGCTATTCGCCGTGGGGACTGGACGTCGTGCCCGGCCTCGTGAGCATCGGCGGGTTCACGGTCGGTTGTGCCATCGTCGCCGCCGTTCGTCGCCGGTCGGTTCCGAAATCCGAGCGGTTCTCGGTGCCGTTCGGAACGGTCTACGAAACGGTCTCGACCGGGAGAACGTGGACGCGACCGTTGAACCTCGTTCTCGTCGTGAGCCTCCTCGTCGCCTCGGCGGGAATCGTCTATACGACGACGACGCCCCGCCCCGACGAGCGGTTCACCGAACTCTACATCGGCACGAAAAATGGGACGAACGAGACAGTCACGGACGCGTATCCGCGGAACTTCACCGCGGGGGAGTCACAATCTCTCCGAGTCGGTATCGGGAACCACGAGTACGAACGGACGAACTACACGGTCGTCGTCCTGCTACAGCGGGTGAACGGTAACGAGGGAGCGCGCGGCGGTGGGTCACGCGTCATCGCCCAACGGCAACTCGACCGGTTTCACGTCTCCGTCGCGGGCGGGAAAACGGACGTGGAAAACCGCACCATCTCGCCGACGATGACCGGCGAGCGATTGCGACTCCAGTTCCTCCTGTATCGCGGTGCGCCGCCAGCGTCACCAGCGCCGAAGAACGCCTACCGACGGACGCATCTCTGGATAAACGTCACCGGTTGA
- a CDS encoding glycosyltransferase → MIPRVVYLVLFVGVLGVGFERYRTRFERYELGAALLGAFVILVVAVAPQIGTLLRGVGAAELVAVLALVVTLGFAVLLRRRSVRTERKFNSLIRERAIRDVSDDPDENSIYVVIPAYNEAETVGAVVESLPESLFDHDIVPLVVSDGSMDGTARAARSAGALVVEHTVNTGQCGALKTGFEIARRRRADIVVGMDADGQHRGDEVERLVAPVLADEADYVIGSRYLGTDSSENGPVRRGGIWAFTTLINVLTKSSITDSTNGFRAVTIDTLDRISWVEERFCAVELLVEVRKNGFRLEEVPVTVERRQASTTKKPKLGYGIGIARTLVGSYLR, encoded by the coding sequence ATGATTCCTCGGGTAGTCTATCTCGTCCTCTTCGTCGGGGTGCTCGGTGTGGGTTTTGAACGCTACCGAACCCGCTTCGAGCGATACGAACTCGGAGCGGCGCTGCTCGGCGCGTTCGTCATCCTCGTCGTCGCAGTCGCACCGCAAATCGGTACGCTCCTGCGCGGTGTGGGTGCCGCGGAACTGGTGGCCGTTCTCGCCCTAGTCGTCACGCTCGGTTTCGCCGTCCTGCTTCGGCGCAGGAGCGTCCGGACCGAGCGGAAGTTCAACTCGCTGATTCGAGAGCGGGCGATTCGGGACGTTTCCGACGACCCGGACGAGAATTCGATCTACGTCGTCATTCCGGCCTACAACGAGGCGGAAACGGTCGGCGCGGTGGTCGAATCGCTTCCCGAATCGCTCTTCGACCACGACATCGTCCCGCTCGTCGTTTCGGACGGGTCGATGGACGGCACCGCCCGCGCGGCCCGCAGCGCGGGCGCGTTGGTGGTCGAACACACGGTCAACACGGGACAGTGTGGCGCGCTGAAAACCGGCTTCGAAATCGCCAGACGACGACGGGCGGACATCGTCGTCGGGATGGACGCGGACGGTCAGCACCGCGGCGACGAGGTGGAACGCCTCGTCGCTCCCGTCCTCGCCGACGAGGCGGATTACGTCATCGGATCACGCTATCTCGGAACCGACTCCTCCGAAAACGGGCCGGTTCGTCGCGGCGGCATCTGGGCGTTCACGACGCTCATCAACGTCCTCACGAAGTCCTCCATCACCGACTCAACCAACGGCTTTCGGGCGGTCACCATCGATACCCTCGACCGGATTTCGTGGGTCGAAGAGCGCTTCTGTGCGGTAGAGTTGTTGGTCGAAGTACGGAAAAACGGGTTTCGATTGGAGGAGGTACCGGTGACTGTCGAACGGCGGCAGGCGAGCACGACGAAGAAACCGAAACTCGGGTACGGCATCGGCATCGCCCGAACGCTCGTGGGGTCGTATCTCCGATGA